The segment AAGGCCTGTCAACACTTTTTTTACTATTTCCGGTGCGTCGGGTCCCGCCGCGGCCCGGTATCCTCCGCATTTCCCGCCTGCCGATCGAGCGCCGGCAGGACACCGGCGTGCAGCAAGCTTCCCGCCAGTTTCGCCTCGAGGAGGGGATCCTCCGGCAGGAGACCGTTGACCCGGACGTCGCCGTAGGCGTGGATGAACCGCCCTCCGCCGAGGTACACGGCCACGTGGCTCACCGTTTCGCCCTCGCCGAAGAAGAGGAGATCGGCCGGGCGCGCATCCTCGAGCCGGTCGCGGGAAATCGGCCGGACTGCGGCCGCCTGCCGGTCGGAATCCCGCGGAAGCTCGATGCCCTCGAGACGGCAGACGCGCAAAACGAACCCGGAGCAGTCGAATCCCTTCGCCGACGTCCCCCCCCACAGGTAGGGGATGCCGGTGAATCGCGCGGCCCGCGCGACGATCCCCTCGCGCGACGGCGGGTTCGCCGGCGCTTCCTCGAGATCCGCCTCGCCGACGAATCCCCGCTTGCCCCCGGGGATCTCGACCTCCCGCCAACCCTCCCGCGAGGCCACGGGCACGACCGCCGAACCGGCGGTGATGTCGGCGACGGGCAGGCTCCCCGCGACCGGTTCGGCGAGGACGTAGGCGACCGGCGCGGCGATCCGCATCGCCGCCCGCCGGCGCCAGTCGGCGAGCAGGTCGACCGTTGTCTCGGCGACGGACCAGGACCGCACCCATCCGTGGTAACCCCCCTGCAGGACGACGAGATGCCAGTCGTCGCGCTCGACGATCGGCACGAGTTCCTCGCCCATGATCGCCTGGGTGAGGAGCTCGGCCGCGTGGGTCGGCTCGCGCCGGATATCGGCCACGCTCGAGGTCACCTGGAGCCGGCGGGGGGTGTCGCCGAGCAGCAGCAGCCGCACCGGAACGTTTCCCGGACGCCAACCGGGGCCGCCCGCTTCCCCGCCCCCGAGTTCGCGGACCGCCTCGGCGACCGCCGGGACGCTCACCGAGACGACGATCTCCCCGTCCGGGGAGACCTCGATCGACGACCAGCTGAAACGCCAGTCGAGGCCCAGCCGCTTCTCCGTCTCCCGGATGCAGGCCGAGATCAGCGCCACCGTCTCATTCATCGATCGACTCCTTTCGCGGCGGCCGCCCGCTTCCCGCCCCGGGGATCGAGCGCGTCGCGCAGCCCGTCCCCGACGAGATTGAATGAGCAGACGGTGAGGGTGAGGACGAGTCCGGGGAAGAAGGTCAGCCAGGGCGCCGCGCGCATGAAGACGATCCCGCCGGAGACCATGCGCCCCCAG is part of the Candidatus Krumholzibacteriota bacterium genome and harbors:
- a CDS encoding C40 family peptidase, with the protein product MNETVALISACIRETEKRLGLDWRFSWSSIEVSPDGEIVVSVSVPAVAEAVRELGGGEAGGPGWRPGNVPVRLLLLGDTPRRLQVTSSVADIRREPTHAAELLTQAIMGEELVPIVERDDWHLVVLQGGYHGWVRSWSVAETTVDLLADWRRRAAMRIAAPVAYVLAEPVAGSLPVADITAGSAVVPVASREGWREVEIPGGKRGFVGEADLEEAPANPPSREGIVARAARFTGIPYLWGGTSAKGFDCSGFVLRVCRLEGIELPRDSDRQAAAVRPISRDRLEDARPADLLFFGEGETVSHVAVYLGGGRFIHAYGDVRVNGLLPEDPLLEAKLAGSLLHAGVLPALDRQAGNAEDTGPRRDPTHRK